The following are from one region of the Bactrocera oleae isolate idBacOlea1 chromosome 6, idBacOlea1, whole genome shotgun sequence genome:
- the LOC106618274 gene encoding uncharacterized protein produces MAKISSIDATDIGGVNANSAGDDNGIFAMLACVGVFICMISTLVGIKIWWFKHRLTFDHSRTSNGAAGGATPTLPLRTRSSREKRISQEIREPVEVHGVFRRRQEDDLDIVPTKQLPPVRIRNLSQSTPSLFPLPPTRRQDRVRSAIFEEYEPPTREPPTSPVDSPPPQHTPTISLVEEMPTFDELEEKYRQMELNEIKANEVNVEGSDESILRERGSPPLPPKRINRNSSKEANYASAVGMHKFVKAKSPSLDTVRTQQNLSERRATGYLRPDEVDIKVGLAEARDLKAIRAHSVEEFGERRPTGYIKYEEIDTDGLEDFRNKWDALQTSFGAQSPIFYESSERTAFESMHGHNYDHLNRASAGELRTVADGAPTANANVGRGANTAARFSWQTDKRLTGKQVRPESQASIVFTSDEEYAEELDGFKPQTIMKSATVADCTGYENVEPVRPQTPEVAYAPTRVVKFANPELGEQETLLSHTLNEEKETLKMRRPTGYVRTVQPEELWDEMEANINHDEKEKHLWLEIEKDVNLNRDFASNIEEEFDKIRHSYEENEAAFLEGNNSLKRLPKQVLITTPEPEGFGKSIDEDWASFENLREDKPKCGEETGKQIVQFKLSDLEDAYDKESILRTERRPTAFVRNTEQIHRELSNIDDEDESAATTSHYQTSSVEFVDEVNESATKSFKERRPTSYVRPQISDLDEDYVHEHNKDSIFEPVEEPLTVQTEATARPRARQKVTFDFSNTEYFQTSPGREEQEALTSFSTITNFASSDSDTAGEDEAASQYFPKAMQRITKNHYLDETIKDVGSDSTQDQTLAGTISPTPVRLLFGTQVSLEQAESEINDSWAAIRHRRQTTTTSTPLTPILTNAGEPPKPSYRNPLAQTTTVQSVTLMEERVATQQHMSTFQPHAAARHQYFEQSYYNSTEA; encoded by the exons ATGGCTAAAATCAGCAGTATCGATGCAACTGATATTGGCGGCGTCAACGCCAATAGCGCAG gTGACGATAATGGTATCTTTGCCATGCTGGCATGTGTTGGCGTCTTCATTTGCATGATATCCACATTGGTGGGCATAAAAATTTGGTGGTTCAAGCATCGGCTGACATTCGACCATAGCCGTACGAGCAATGGTGCGGCGggtggtgccacgcctactTTGCCGTTACGTACGCGCAGCAGTCGGGAGAAACGCATTTCGCAAGAG ATACGTGAACCAGTTGAGGTGCATGGCGTTTTTCGGCGCCGACAAGAGGATGATTTGGACATTGTGCCAACAAAACAATTGCCGC CTGTTCGCATACGCAATCTCTCTCAAAGCACACCCTCACTTTTTCCACTCCCCCCAACACGTCGGCAAGATCGTGTACGCAGTGCCATCTTCGAAGAATATGAGCCGCCAACACGTGAACCGCCAACCTCACCAGTCGACTCACCACCACCGCAACACACGCCCACCATAAGTCTGGTCGAAGAAATGCCCACTTTCGATGAACTGGAGGAGAAGTACAGGCAAATGGAACTGaatgaaataaaagcaaatgaaGTGAATGTCGAAGGTAGTGATGAGAGTATACTACGAGAGCGTGGATCACCACCACTACCACCGAAACGTATCAATCGTAATTCAAGCAAAGAGGCGAACTATGCTTCGGCGGTGGGTATGCATAAGTTCGTGAAGGCCAAGTCGCCATCGTTAGACACAGTAAGAACGCAACAAAATTTGAGTGAACGGCGTGCAACGGGCTACCTAAGGCCCGACGAGGTCGATATCAAAGTGGGACTTGCTGAAGCCCGCGATTTGAAAGCAATACGTGCGCACAGCGTAGAAGAGTTCGGCGAACGTCGACCAACCGGTTACATCAAGTACGAGGAGATCGATACGGATGGCTTGGAGGACTTCCGCAATAAATGGGATGCGTTGCAAACGAGTTTTGGCGCACAAAGTCCCATATTCTATGAAAGTAGTGAGCGTACAGCCTTCGAAAGCATGCACGGACACAATTACGATCACCTCAATCGTGCGAGTGCTGGTGAGTTACGTACAGTTGCCGATGGCGCGCCTACTGCTAACGCAAATGTTGGACGCGGCGCGAACACAGCAGCGCGTTTCAGCTGGCAGACAGATAAACGTTTAACGGGCAAACAAGTGAGGCCCGAATCGCAAGCGAGCATTGTTTTCACCAGCGATGAAGAGTACGCCGAGGAACTGGATGGTTTTAAGCCACAAACGATAATGAAATCAGCTACGGTGGCTGATTGCACTGGTTACGAAAATGTAGAGCCTGTGCGACCACAGACGCCGGAAGTAGCGTACGCGCCGACGCGTGTAGTGAAATTTGCGAACCCAGAGTTAGGTGAGCAGGAGACGCTGCTCTCACACACTTTGAACGAAGAAAAAGAAACTTTGAAAATGCGACGACCAACAGGTTACGTGCGCACAGTGCAGCCCGAAGAGTTATGGGACGAGATGGAGGCTAATATAAATCAtgatgaaaaagaaaaacatcTCTGGCTTGAGATCGAAAAAGATGTCAACCTCAATCGAGATTTTGCTAGCAATATTGAGGAAGAATTCGATAAAATAAGACATTCATACGAGGAAAACGAGGCAGCGTTCTTGGAGGGCAATAACAGCTTGAAGCGCTTGCCGAAACAAGTGCTGATAACGACACCGGAACCCGAAGGCTTTGGCAAAAGCATCGACGAGGATTGGGCGAGTTTTGAAAACTTAAGAGAGGATAAGCCTAAATGTGGTGAGGAAACAGGCAAGCAAATCGTGCAATTCAAATTATCAGACTTAGAAGACGCTTACGATAAAGAATCAATACTACGTACGGAGCGACGCCCAACCGCTTTTGTGCGCAATACCGAGCAAATACACCGTGAATTGTCGAACATCGACGACGAGGACGAGTCGGCAGCCACAACATCGCACTACCAGACGAGTAGCGTTGAATTTGTGGATGAGGTCAATGAAAGCGCTACTAAATCATTTAAAGAGCGCCGACCCACGAGCTATGTGCGACCGCAAATATCCGATTTGGATGAGGATTATGTGCACGAACACAATAAAGACAGCATTTTCGAGCCAGTCGAAGAGCCGCTAACTGTACAGACCGAAGCCACAGCGCGCCCCCGTGCGCGTCAAAAAGTCACCTTCGATTTTAGCAACACAGAGTACTTTCAAACATCGCCTGGCAGAGAGGAGCAGGAAGCATTAACGAGCTTTTCAACAATAACAAACTTTGCCAGTAGTGATAGTGATACCGCAGGCGAGGACGAAGCGGCGTCACAATATTTCCCAAAAGCAATGCAGCGCATTACAAAAAACCATTACCTCGACGAGACGATTAAAGATGTTGGTAGTGACTCCACACAAGATCAAACTTTAGCAGGCACCATCTCACCAACGCCAGTGCGGTTACTTTTCGGCACACAGGTTTCGCTTGAGCAAGCCGAGAGCGAAATAAACGACAGCTGGGCTGCGATAAGGCACCGCCGACAAACCACTACAACGTCAACGCCGTTAACACCCATACTTACAAATGCAGGCGAGCCTCCAAAACCATCCTACCGCAATCCGCTCGCACAAACAACGACGGTACAAAGCGTGACGCTCATGGAGGAACGTGTCGCGACGCAGCAACATATGAGTACATTCCAACCGCATGCGGCGGCGCGTCATCAATACTTTGAGCAGAGCTATTACAATTCAACGGAGGCTTAG